The Rhodococcus triatomae genome includes a window with the following:
- the cysC gene encoding adenylyl-sulfate kinase, whose product MTDIATPQSATGTTGTTGTTGTTGTAGASGVSGAPTAAGTPTPRQLLRLATAGSVDDGKSTLIGRLLLDTDSLPLDHLDSVTDADGAVDLAALSDGLRAEREQGITIDVAYRFFSTPTRNYILADTPGHERYTRNMFTGASNAHVGVLLVDARAGVLRQTRRHARIASLLGVPHLVAAVNKIDLVDYDESRFRELESELRTLADRLGVADLTVVPVAALDGDNVVQRSDRTPWYDGPTLLGHLEEIDLEAPAAQASELRLPIQWVSRPTGSERRRYTGRLSAGTLAVGDPVTVFPAGTASTVTALDTLDESRAVAVAPLSVSVELADDIDVGRGDVLVSTDGTEPPVSSEGTEPPVLARELDVTLCWFADGPLRAGDRVALKHTTRTVRATVQELHSRLDPETLEVDDSPIELALNDIGTVTLRTSSVVVADRYARNRDSGAFILIDENSNDTVGAGTILEPREVKPGERTRNDVKWHPSALERAHRWNAVGQRGATVWLTGLPASGKSTLAVGLERALVESGRVAYLLDGDNVRHGLSDDLGFSPGDRAENIRRVGHLTRLFADAGVVAIASLVSPLEADREIARTLNHAAGLPFLEIHVSTPLAECERRDPKGLYRRARAGELKGLTGIDAPYEAPVAPDLAVDTTDADLDLLVRQILELLAARQPEAGASSGALHV is encoded by the coding sequence ATGACCGACATCGCCACACCACAGTCCGCCACCGGGACCACCGGGACCACCGGGACCACCGGGACCACCGGGACGGCGGGGGCATCGGGGGTGTCCGGGGCCCCGACCGCAGCCGGTACGCCCACCCCGCGCCAGCTCCTTCGGCTGGCCACGGCGGGTTCGGTCGACGACGGGAAGAGCACCCTGATCGGGCGCCTGCTCCTCGACACCGACAGCCTGCCGCTCGATCACCTGGATTCGGTCACCGATGCCGACGGGGCCGTGGATCTGGCGGCTCTGTCGGACGGGTTGCGCGCCGAACGTGAGCAGGGCATCACGATCGACGTCGCGTACCGCTTCTTCTCCACTCCCACCCGCAACTACATTCTGGCGGATACCCCCGGGCACGAGCGCTACACCCGCAACATGTTCACCGGGGCGTCGAACGCACACGTCGGGGTCCTCCTCGTCGATGCGCGCGCCGGTGTGCTGCGGCAGACCCGTCGGCATGCCCGGATCGCGTCGTTGCTCGGCGTGCCGCACCTGGTGGCGGCGGTGAACAAGATCGACCTGGTCGACTACGACGAGTCCCGGTTCCGGGAGCTCGAGTCCGAGCTGCGCACGCTCGCCGATCGGCTCGGGGTCGCGGATCTGACCGTGGTCCCGGTGGCGGCACTCGACGGGGACAACGTGGTGCAGCGGTCCGACCGGACGCCGTGGTACGACGGTCCCACCCTCCTCGGACACCTGGAGGAGATCGACCTGGAAGCGCCGGCCGCGCAGGCGAGCGAGCTGCGGCTGCCGATCCAGTGGGTCTCTCGCCCCACCGGCAGCGAGCGGCGGCGGTACACCGGACGCCTGTCGGCCGGCACGCTGGCGGTGGGCGATCCGGTCACCGTGTTCCCGGCCGGAACCGCCAGCACGGTGACGGCGCTCGACACCCTCGACGAATCGAGGGCCGTGGCGGTGGCGCCGCTGTCGGTATCGGTGGAACTGGCCGACGACATCGACGTCGGACGCGGCGACGTCCTCGTCTCCACCGACGGGACGGAGCCGCCCGTCTCCTCCGAAGGGACGGAGCCGCCCGTCCTCGCCCGCGAACTCGACGTCACCCTGTGCTGGTTCGCGGACGGACCGCTGCGCGCGGGTGATCGCGTCGCACTCAAGCACACCACCCGCACGGTGCGCGCCACGGTGCAGGAACTGCACAGCCGACTGGATCCGGAGACCCTCGAGGTGGACGACAGTCCGATCGAGTTGGCACTCAACGACATCGGTACCGTCACTCTGCGCACGAGCTCGGTCGTCGTGGCGGATCGGTACGCCCGCAACCGCGATTCCGGAGCCTTCATCCTCATCGACGAGAACTCCAACGACACCGTCGGTGCCGGAACGATTCTCGAGCCCCGTGAGGTCAAGCCCGGCGAACGCACCCGCAACGACGTCAAGTGGCACCCGTCGGCGCTCGAACGTGCCCATCGGTGGAACGCGGTCGGACAGCGGGGCGCGACGGTGTGGCTCACCGGGCTGCCCGCGTCCGGCAAGTCCACCCTCGCCGTCGGACTCGAGCGTGCGCTCGTCGAATCGGGCCGGGTCGCCTACCTCTTGGACGGGGACAACGTCCGGCACGGGCTCTCCGACGATCTGGGCTTCTCGCCGGGCGACCGCGCCGAGAACATCCGCCGGGTCGGGCACCTCACCCGGCTGTTCGCCGATGCCGGGGTGGTGGCGATCGCCTCCCTGGTGTCACCGCTCGAGGCGGATCGGGAGATCGCCCGCACCCTCAACCATGCCGCCGGCCTGCCGTTCCTCGAGATCCATGTCAGCACCCCGCTCGCCGAATGCGAACGCCGCGACCCCAAGGGCCTGTACCGCCGGGCCCGGGCAGGGGAGTTGAAGGGGCTGACCGGGATCGATGCTCCGTACGAGGCACCGGTGGCGCCGGACCTCGCGGTCGACACGACGGATGCCGACCTCGACCTCCTGGTCCGGCAGATCCTGGAACTACTCGCCGCCCGGCAGCCCGAGGCCGGTGCATCGAGCGGTGCCCTGCACGTGTAG
- the cysD gene encoding sulfate adenylyltransferase subunit CysD: protein MSTTETSAETVAPDIRHVEELRALEAESVHIIREVVAELERPVLLFSAGKDSIVLLRLAEKAFRPNPVPFPVLHVDTGHNFPEVLAFRDRRLADGGHRLVVASVQEAIDSGRVTETAGAGGSRNRLQTRTLLDALEAGGFDAAFGGARRDEERARAKERVLSFRDEFGQWDPRAQRPEPWSLYNGRVRRGEQVRVFPLSNWTELDVWRYIALENLALPSIYFAHERDVFERDGILLATSEYTWPAGNEVPAREWVRYRTVGDLTITGAVRSTATDIEAVISEISAARVSERGETRADDRTSEAAMEDRKREGYF, encoded by the coding sequence GTGAGTACCACCGAGACGAGTGCCGAGACCGTCGCCCCCGACATCCGCCACGTGGAGGAACTGCGTGCCCTCGAGGCCGAGTCGGTGCACATCATCCGCGAGGTGGTCGCCGAACTCGAACGCCCGGTCCTGCTGTTCTCCGCAGGTAAGGACTCGATCGTCCTGCTCCGGCTGGCCGAGAAGGCATTCCGTCCCAACCCGGTGCCCTTTCCCGTGCTGCACGTGGACACCGGACACAACTTCCCCGAGGTGCTGGCATTCCGGGACAGGCGACTCGCCGACGGTGGGCACCGGCTCGTCGTCGCCTCCGTGCAGGAGGCGATCGACAGCGGCCGGGTCACCGAGACCGCCGGGGCCGGCGGCTCGCGGAACCGGCTGCAGACCCGGACCCTGCTCGACGCGCTCGAGGCCGGTGGCTTCGATGCGGCCTTCGGCGGCGCCCGCCGCGACGAGGAACGCGCACGGGCCAAGGAACGGGTGCTCAGTTTCCGGGACGAGTTCGGCCAGTGGGACCCGCGTGCCCAGCGACCGGAACCCTGGTCGTTGTACAACGGGCGGGTCCGGCGCGGGGAACAGGTGCGGGTGTTTCCGCTGAGCAACTGGACCGAACTCGACGTGTGGCGGTACATCGCACTCGAGAACCTGGCGCTGCCGTCGATCTACTTCGCCCACGAGCGTGACGTGTTCGAGCGGGACGGGATCCTGCTGGCGACGTCGGAGTACACCTGGCCCGCCGGGAACGAGGTGCCCGCGCGTGAGTGGGTGCGCTACCGCACCGTCGGCGACCTGACCATCACCGGCGCCGTCCGCTCCACCGCGACGGACATCGAGGCGGTGATTTCCGAGATCTCGGCGGCGCGGGTGTCCGAGCGGGGCGAGACCCGAGCCGACGACCGAACGTCCGAGGCGGCCATGGAAGACCGTAAACGTGAGGGGTACTTCTGA
- the stf0 gene encoding trehalose 2-sulfotransferase: MATPGSYLVLASQRSGSTLLVESLRATGVAGNPEEFFQYLPETGLAPQPRGWFAPVTNPDVLELLDPLDPGTPTTESAVDWRARILRAGKSANGVWGGKLMWNQTPLLVDRAAGLPNRSGSDLRSAIDDVLGDVLWVKVTRDDVVEQAVSFWRAVQTRVWCGRADPEVDARARYHPDGIAHLVTELRNQEFGWRKWFEDNDIRPLEVGYEELTSDTTKVVAGILEALGLDPAAAPPPALEKQGDLRSNEWAERYRADAASRGLPL; the protein is encoded by the coding sequence ATGGCAACACCCGGCTCCTATCTCGTCCTGGCCTCGCAGCGCAGTGGCAGCACCCTGCTCGTCGAATCGCTGCGCGCCACGGGCGTCGCGGGCAACCCCGAGGAGTTCTTCCAGTACCTGCCCGAGACGGGCCTGGCTCCGCAGCCGCGTGGGTGGTTCGCCCCGGTGACGAACCCGGACGTGCTCGAGCTGCTCGATCCGCTCGACCCCGGGACGCCGACCACCGAGTCCGCGGTCGACTGGCGCGCGCGGATCCTTCGCGCGGGGAAGAGCGCCAACGGGGTGTGGGGCGGCAAGCTGATGTGGAACCAGACGCCACTGCTCGTCGACCGCGCGGCCGGACTGCCGAACCGGTCGGGAAGCGACCTGCGGTCCGCGATCGACGACGTCCTCGGGGACGTGCTGTGGGTCAAGGTCACGCGGGACGACGTCGTCGAGCAGGCGGTGTCGTTCTGGCGCGCGGTGCAGACGAGAGTGTGGTGCGGGCGGGCGGACCCGGAGGTCGACGCCCGTGCCCGGTACCACCCGGACGGGATCGCCCATCTGGTGACGGAGCTGCGGAATCAGGAATTCGGCTGGCGAAAATGGTTCGAGGACAACGACATTCGCCCCCTCGAGGTCGGGTACGAGGAGCTGACCAGCGATACCACGAAGGTCGTCGCCGGCATCCTCGAGGCGCTGGGCCTCGATCCGGCAGCTGCTCCACCGCCTGCCCTGGAGAAGCAGGGAGATCTCCGCTCGAACGAATGGGCCGAACGCTACCGCGCGGATGCCGCGTCGAGAGGACTGCCGCTGTGA
- a CDS encoding ABC transporter ATP-binding protein has translation MGAQPGAKAEALWPSTKRLLGRLAPHKAMVWAVLTVSAASVVLMAIAPRMLGQATNYIFDGVIGSQLPAGQTKDQAIDGLRAQGQDTFADMVSGMAVVPGVGIDFGAVARVLGIVLALYVGSSVLAWLAGYLLNIVVQATMRSLRADVERKIHRLPLRYFDTHARGDLLSRVTNDIDNVSQAMQQTMSQLIQSVLSVLAILTMMVVISPLLALIAVLTVPLSVLVTTLIARRSKRHFVGQWRSTGLVNAQVEEAFTGHQLVTVFGRSREVEARFQEQNEKLYQSSYRAQFISGMVMPAIMFLGNLNFVAVAVIGGMRVASGTMSLGDVQAFIQYSRQFTQPLTQIGAMVNVLQSGVASAERVFAVLDEEEESPDAADAPRPGAARGRVEFDDVSFRYKPAVPLIEHLSLVAEPGQTVAIVGPTGAGKTTLVNLILRFYELDSGRILLDGVDIARMTRDDLRSRVGMVLQDAWLFGGTIRDNIAYGKPGATEEEILAAARISYVDRFVHSLPDGYDTVIDEEGGNISAGEKQLITIARAFIAQPSLLILDEATSSVDTRTELLVQQATAVLRSDRTSFVIAHRLSTIRDADLIVVMEEGRIVEQGSHDQLLAAEGAYFRLYNSQFVGADI, from the coding sequence ATGGGGGCACAACCCGGCGCGAAGGCGGAAGCACTGTGGCCGTCGACGAAGCGGTTGCTGGGCCGGTTGGCGCCGCACAAGGCGATGGTGTGGGCGGTCCTCACCGTCTCCGCGGCGTCCGTCGTCCTCATGGCGATCGCGCCGCGGATGCTCGGGCAGGCCACCAACTACATCTTCGACGGGGTGATCGGCAGTCAGCTGCCTGCGGGCCAGACCAAGGATCAGGCGATCGACGGGCTCCGTGCGCAGGGCCAGGACACTTTCGCGGACATGGTGTCCGGCATGGCCGTCGTCCCCGGCGTGGGTATCGATTTCGGGGCGGTGGCCCGAGTCCTCGGCATCGTGCTCGCGCTGTACGTGGGCTCGTCCGTGCTCGCCTGGCTGGCGGGATACCTGCTCAACATCGTGGTGCAGGCGACGATGCGGTCGTTGCGCGCCGACGTGGAGCGGAAGATCCACCGGCTTCCGTTGCGCTACTTCGACACCCATGCCCGCGGGGATCTGCTCAGTCGGGTCACCAACGACATCGACAACGTCTCGCAGGCGATGCAGCAGACGATGAGTCAGCTGATCCAGTCCGTGCTGTCGGTGCTGGCGATCCTCACCATGATGGTCGTCATCTCGCCGCTGCTCGCACTGATCGCGGTGCTCACCGTTCCGCTGTCCGTCCTGGTGACCACGTTGATCGCTCGCAGGTCCAAGCGGCACTTCGTCGGTCAGTGGCGGTCCACCGGCCTGGTCAACGCCCAGGTCGAGGAGGCGTTCACCGGCCATCAACTGGTGACCGTGTTCGGTCGGAGCCGGGAGGTGGAGGCCCGGTTCCAGGAGCAGAACGAGAAGCTCTACCAGTCCAGCTATCGGGCGCAGTTCATCTCCGGCATGGTGATGCCCGCGATCATGTTCCTGGGCAACCTCAATTTCGTCGCCGTCGCGGTGATCGGCGGAATGCGGGTGGCCTCCGGAACGATGAGTCTCGGTGACGTGCAGGCTTTCATCCAGTACTCGCGGCAGTTCACCCAGCCGCTCACCCAGATCGGGGCGATGGTGAACGTGCTGCAGTCCGGGGTCGCCTCCGCCGAGCGGGTCTTCGCCGTGCTCGACGAGGAGGAGGAGTCGCCGGACGCGGCGGACGCCCCCAGGCCCGGCGCGGCGCGGGGGCGCGTCGAGTTCGACGACGTGTCCTTCCGGTACAAGCCGGCCGTTCCGCTCATCGAGCATCTCTCGCTGGTCGCCGAGCCCGGGCAGACGGTCGCGATCGTGGGCCCCACGGGGGCGGGCAAGACCACGCTGGTGAACCTGATCCTGCGTTTCTACGAGCTCGATTCCGGCCGGATTCTTCTCGACGGGGTGGACATCGCGCGGATGACGCGCGACGATCTGCGGTCCCGGGTCGGGATGGTGCTGCAGGATGCCTGGCTGTTCGGGGGCACCATCCGCGACAACATCGCCTACGGCAAGCCGGGCGCGACGGAGGAGGAGATCCTCGCGGCGGCGCGGATCAGTTACGTGGACCGATTCGTGCATTCGCTGCCCGACGGGTACGACACGGTCATCGACGAGGAGGGCGGCAACATCAGCGCCGGGGAGAAGCAGCTGATCACCATTGCCCGTGCCTTCATCGCGCAGCCGTCCCTGCTGATCCTCGACGAGGCCACCAGCTCGGTGGACACGCGCACCGAACTATTGGTCCAGCAGGCCACCGCGGTGCTCCGCAGCGACCGCACGAGCTTCGTGATCGCACACCGGCTGTCGACGATCCGCGACGCGGATCTCATCGTGGTGATGGAGGAGGGGCGCATCGTCGAGCAGGGCTCGCACGACCAGTTGCTGGCCGCGGAAGGCGCGTACTTCCGGCTCTACAACAGCCAGTTCGTCGGAGCGGACATCTGA
- a CDS encoding ABC transporter ATP-binding protein, producing the protein MLIRLMAEFLRPYRRELAVVVVLQFVATAAALYLPALNAQLIDDGVTRGDIGYIVSTGGVMLAVSVLQIVCSVGSVYFGARAAMGFGRDVRQAVMHRVGTFSAREVGRFGAPSLITRNTNDVQQVQMLVVMSATILVMAPIMCIGGIVMAVREDGGLALVLTATVPVLALTMTLIIARMVPAFRQMQERIDGVNRVLREQITGIRVVRAFVRERSEMQRFAVANDELTDTALRVGRLTALMFPAVMVIANVTSVAVIWFGGHRIEDGHMQVGSLTAMLSYIMQILMSVMMASFIAMMAPRAAVCAERICEVLGTESSVVPPADPVTVMEQPGLVELRGAQFRFPGAEEPVLRDITFRAEPGKTTAIIGGTGSGKTTLLNLIPRLVDATEGQVLVSGTDVRALDADLLRSHIGLVPQRPYLFSGTVATNLRYGNPDATDEELWSALEIAQAADFVRVMPEGLDTPVSQGGTTVSGGQRQRLAIARALVRRPSIYLFDDAFSALDLTTDARLRAALAPVTGDSCVIVVAQRVSTIIDADQIVVLEDGEIVGVGTHEELLVTCPCYAEIVESQRSVEEAR; encoded by the coding sequence ATGTTGATCCGGTTGATGGCCGAGTTCCTGCGCCCGTATCGCCGGGAGCTCGCCGTCGTGGTCGTATTGCAGTTCGTGGCCACCGCCGCTGCCCTGTACCTTCCCGCGCTCAATGCGCAGCTCATCGACGACGGCGTCACCCGCGGGGACATCGGCTACATCGTCTCGACCGGAGGCGTGATGCTCGCGGTCAGCGTGTTGCAGATCGTCTGCTCGGTCGGCTCGGTGTACTTCGGGGCGCGCGCCGCGATGGGATTCGGCCGCGACGTGCGACAGGCCGTCATGCATCGGGTGGGGACGTTCTCCGCTCGCGAGGTGGGCCGGTTCGGTGCCCCGTCGCTGATCACCCGCAACACCAACGACGTGCAGCAGGTGCAGATGCTGGTGGTCATGAGCGCCACCATCCTGGTGATGGCCCCCATCATGTGCATCGGCGGCATCGTGATGGCGGTGCGCGAGGACGGGGGACTGGCGCTCGTCCTCACCGCCACGGTGCCGGTGCTGGCGCTGACGATGACGCTGATCATCGCCCGGATGGTGCCGGCGTTCCGGCAGATGCAGGAGCGTATCGACGGCGTCAACCGGGTCCTGCGCGAGCAGATCACCGGCATCCGGGTGGTGCGCGCGTTCGTGCGCGAACGCAGCGAGATGCAGCGCTTCGCGGTGGCCAACGACGAGCTCACCGACACCGCGCTGCGAGTCGGACGATTGACGGCACTGATGTTCCCGGCCGTGATGGTGATCGCGAACGTCACCAGCGTCGCCGTGATCTGGTTCGGCGGGCACCGGATCGAGGACGGGCACATGCAGGTCGGCTCGCTCACCGCGATGCTGAGCTACATCATGCAGATCCTCATGTCGGTGATGATGGCGTCGTTCATCGCGATGATGGCGCCCCGTGCGGCCGTCTGCGCCGAACGGATCTGCGAGGTCCTCGGCACCGAGTCGTCGGTCGTGCCACCGGCCGATCCCGTCACCGTGATGGAGCAGCCCGGCCTGGTGGAACTGCGCGGTGCCCAGTTCCGCTTCCCCGGGGCGGAAGAACCGGTGTTGCGGGACATCACCTTCCGTGCCGAACCCGGGAAGACCACCGCGATCATCGGCGGCACCGGATCCGGGAAGACGACGCTGCTCAACCTGATCCCCCGCCTCGTCGACGCCACCGAGGGGCAGGTTCTGGTCTCCGGCACCGACGTACGCGCACTGGACGCGGACCTGCTCCGCTCGCACATCGGGCTCGTCCCGCAGCGGCCCTACCTGTTCTCCGGGACGGTGGCGACCAATCTGCGGTACGGCAACCCCGACGCCACCGACGAGGAACTGTGGAGCGCCCTGGAGATCGCTCAGGCCGCCGATTTCGTGCGGGTGATGCCGGAAGGCCTGGACACTCCCGTCTCGCAGGGCGGCACCACGGTGTCCGGCGGTCAGCGGCAGCGTCTCGCGATCGCGCGGGCGCTCGTGCGCCGGCCGTCGATCTACCTGTTCGACGACGCGTTCTCGGCGCTCGACCTCACCACCGACGCGCGGCTGCGGGCCGCGCTCGCCCCGGTGACGGGGGACTCGTGCGTCATCGTCGTGGCCCAGCGGGTGTCCACCATCATCGACGCCGATCAGATCGTCGTTCTCGAGGACGGCGAGATCGTCGGAGTCGGCACACACGAGGAACTACTCGTGACCTGCCCGTGTTATGCCGAGATCGTCGAGTCCCAGCGATCGGTGGAGGAGGCTCGATGA
- a CDS encoding MMPL family transporter has product MATYLYRMGKFAYRRKGVVLAAWLALLILMGVGAATLSGPTKDTFSIPGTPAQQAQDLMAERFPEAAGSDPMSALGARYVFAAPDGQTLDSPENQAAMDEVLAQVRQIDQVQDVAKAEPTEAGPPGALVNPVVADAQLTAMAEGQAQEQGSPAEVAVDNARALSPLNEDKTVGYVQVPFDGDFSDVTSELKDEVTAAADVARDAGLTVQISGSVAQDAEMPGGTAELIGLAVAAVVLILTFGSLVAAGLPLLTAIIGISIGSLGITVATGFMDLGSMTPTLAIMIGLAVAIDYSLFIVSRFKHELTVTQDRAEAAGRAVGTAGSAVVFAGLTVIIALLALRVVGIPFLTDMGLAAAFTVFIAVLIAITLLPGILGLFGRKAFAGKVPFLPQRDLEDDAEGGKKNIALRYAEAVVRRPLVPLIAGVLLLVLVALPASALRLALPTEATGDPATSSRQAYDLVEEGFGPGKNGPLLVVADARDANLPAEEAFGEVVGLISAEDDVLNAQIVAVNEAGDTAQIMVTPRSGPSEQGTMDLVDSIRGAEAELAESTGVSFGVTGQTAMELDVSERLLDALVPYLAVVVGLAFILLLLVFRSILVPLTAALGFLLSIVATFGATVAIFQEGWGGLIANPQPIVSFMPIFLIGVVFGLAMDYQVFLVTRMREEYVHGASAKKAVAIGFNHGARVVSAAAVIMISVFAAFIFESNALIKSMGFALAAAVFFDAFIVRMVIIPSVMAFLGDKAWWLPKWLDKILPNVDIEGEKLRQLLPEEERKEEVAVGSPG; this is encoded by the coding sequence ATGGCGACGTATCTCTACCGGATGGGCAAGTTCGCCTACCGGCGCAAAGGCGTGGTTCTGGCCGCCTGGCTGGCACTGCTCATACTGATGGGGGTCGGCGCTGCCACCCTGTCCGGCCCCACCAAGGACACGTTCTCGATTCCGGGAACTCCCGCGCAGCAGGCGCAGGATCTGATGGCGGAGCGGTTCCCCGAGGCCGCGGGCAGCGACCCGATGAGCGCGCTCGGTGCGCGGTACGTCTTCGCCGCCCCCGACGGGCAGACGCTCGACTCTCCGGAGAACCAGGCCGCCATGGACGAGGTCCTGGCCCAGGTGCGTCAGATCGACCAGGTCCAGGACGTCGCGAAGGCCGAGCCCACCGAGGCCGGCCCTCCCGGTGCCCTGGTGAACCCGGTCGTCGCCGACGCCCAGCTGACCGCCATGGCCGAGGGGCAGGCGCAGGAGCAGGGCAGCCCCGCCGAGGTGGCGGTCGACAACGCTCGCGCCCTGTCGCCGCTCAACGAGGACAAGACCGTCGGGTACGTCCAGGTGCCGTTCGACGGCGACTTCTCGGACGTGACCTCGGAGCTCAAGGACGAGGTCACCGCTGCCGCGGACGTTGCCCGTGACGCCGGCCTGACCGTCCAGATCAGCGGCTCCGTCGCACAGGACGCCGAGATGCCGGGCGGCACCGCCGAGCTGATCGGCCTGGCCGTCGCCGCAGTCGTCCTCATCCTCACCTTCGGGTCGCTGGTCGCGGCCGGGCTCCCGCTGCTCACCGCGATCATCGGAATCTCGATCGGCAGCCTCGGTATCACCGTCGCCACCGGCTTCATGGACCTGGGATCGATGACGCCGACCCTGGCGATCATGATCGGTCTGGCCGTCGCGATCGACTACTCGTTGTTCATCGTCTCGCGGTTCAAACACGAACTGACCGTGACGCAGGACCGGGCCGAGGCCGCCGGCAGGGCGGTCGGTACCGCGGGCTCGGCGGTCGTCTTCGCCGGTCTCACCGTCATCATCGCGCTGTTGGCCCTGCGTGTCGTCGGTATCCCGTTCCTCACCGACATGGGTCTCGCCGCGGCGTTCACCGTGTTCATCGCCGTACTCATCGCGATCACGCTGCTGCCCGGCATCCTCGGGCTGTTCGGGCGTAAGGCGTTCGCCGGCAAGGTGCCGTTCCTTCCCCAGCGTGACCTCGAGGACGACGCCGAGGGCGGGAAGAAGAACATCGCCCTGCGCTACGCCGAGGCCGTGGTGCGCCGCCCGCTGGTGCCGCTGATCGCGGGCGTGCTGCTGCTGGTGCTCGTCGCCCTCCCGGCATCCGCACTGCGGCTGGCGCTGCCGACGGAAGCGACCGGCGACCCCGCCACCAGTTCCCGGCAGGCCTACGACCTCGTCGAGGAGGGCTTCGGGCCCGGCAAGAACGGCCCGCTGCTCGTCGTCGCAGACGCCCGGGATGCGAACCTGCCCGCCGAGGAGGCATTCGGTGAGGTCGTCGGCCTCATCTCGGCGGAGGACGACGTCCTCAACGCGCAGATCGTCGCCGTGAACGAGGCGGGCGACACCGCGCAGATCATGGTCACGCCGCGCAGCGGACCGAGCGAGCAGGGCACGATGGACCTGGTCGACAGCATCCGCGGCGCGGAGGCGGAACTGGCCGAGTCGACCGGGGTGAGCTTCGGTGTGACGGGGCAGACGGCGATGGAACTCGACGTCTCGGAACGCCTTCTCGACGCACTCGTGCCCTATCTCGCCGTCGTCGTGGGCCTGGCGTTCATCCTGCTGCTGCTGGTGTTCCGATCCATTCTGGTCCCGCTCACCGCGGCCCTGGGATTCCTGCTCTCGATCGTCGCCACCTTCGGTGCCACGGTCGCGATCTTCCAGGAGGGCTGGGGCGGCCTCATCGCCAATCCGCAGCCGATCGTCAGCTTCATGCCGATCTTCCTCATCGGCGTCGTCTTCGGTCTCGCGATGGACTACCAGGTGTTCCTGGTCACCCGTATGCGCGAGGAGTACGTCCACGGGGCGTCCGCGAAGAAGGCCGTCGCGATCGGCTTCAACCACGGCGCCCGGGTGGTGAGCGCGGCGGCGGTCATCATGATCTCGGTGTTCGCGGCGTTCATCTTCGAGTCGAACGCCCTGATCAAGTCGATGGGCTTCGCGCTCGCCGCGGCCGTGTTCTTCGACGCCTTCATCGTCCGCATGGTCATCATCCCCTCGGTGATGGCGTTCCTCGGCGACAAGGCGTGGTGGCTGCCCAAGTGGCTGGACAAGATCCTCCCGAACGTCGACATCGAGGGCGAGAAGCTGCGTCAGCTCCTCCCCGAGGAAGAGCGTAAGGAGGAGGTCGCGGTCGGCTCCCCGGGCTGA
- a CDS encoding TetR/AcrR family transcriptional regulator gives MTSDIGLRDRKKAATRTALADAAAHLVLTLGVEGATAEAIADRAGVSVRTFHNYFSGKEEAVLAHFEAQVHGWVDALRARPVGEPIWDSLERLVLDIVTDPERPLEDTHAMMEIVDFSPSLLVKKQEMHQRIGRLIAQAIAERTGTDPDRDLYPTLLHLAVGAACKGALELWFDGATEAANPGELVRDAFAQLRAGLPEPGTAPSTPATAPSTPNTGDTEHR, from the coding sequence GTGACTTCCGATATCGGATTGCGGGACCGCAAGAAGGCGGCCACCCGTACCGCGCTGGCCGACGCGGCCGCTCATCTCGTCCTGACCCTGGGCGTGGAGGGTGCCACCGCGGAAGCCATCGCCGACCGGGCAGGCGTCTCCGTGCGCACGTTCCACAACTACTTCTCCGGCAAGGAGGAGGCCGTACTCGCGCACTTCGAAGCGCAGGTGCACGGCTGGGTGGATGCTCTCCGTGCCCGGCCGGTGGGCGAGCCCATCTGGGATTCGCTCGAGCGCCTGGTGCTCGACATCGTGACCGATCCCGAGCGCCCGCTCGAGGACACCCACGCCATGATGGAGATCGTCGACTTCAGCCCCTCCTTGCTGGTCAAGAAGCAGGAGATGCACCAGCGCATCGGGCGGTTGATCGCTCAGGCCATCGCCGAGCGGACCGGCACCGATCCCGACCGGGACCTCTATCCCACCCTGCTCCACCTCGCGGTCGGTGCCGCCTGCAAGGGCGCACTCGAGCTCTGGTTCGACGGCGCCACCGAGGCGGCGAACCCCGGCGAACTCGTCCGGGACGCGTTCGCGCAACTGCGTGCCGGGCTTCCGGAGCCCGGCACAGCCCCGAGCACACCGGCCACAGCCCCGAGCACACCGAACACCGGTGACACCGAACACCGGTAA